The genomic stretch CCGGATTGCCCCGGAAATATTCGATCCAAACCGATGTGTCTACCAGGACCCCGTTCATTTGCGGTTTTGTTCACGCAGATGATCTGCACCATAGGAAAATTCCAAAGGCTCATTCACAAGCTGCGAAGAGAGATGTTGAATTTTACGCTTGGAGAGGTAATCTTTAATGGCTACTTTAAGTC from Echinicola soli encodes the following:
- a CDS encoding DUF2191 domain-containing protein, with the protein product MKITAIIEDGMIEELIKETGAKTITEGLKVAIKDYLSKRKIQHLSSQLVNEPLEFSYGADHLREQNRK